The Haloarchaeobius amylolyticus genome window below encodes:
- a CDS encoding ABC transporter ATP-binding protein, producing the protein MSESDTTTEPAELSLDKDVSDDFADLPLRIDNLQKSFGGINAVNGATFDVEKGTLTGLIGPNGAGKSTTFNLITGFIEPDAGTVTFNGEDITGMAPHDLADRGLVRTFQIARELSDMTVLENMMLGPKHQFGESLWRSVIRRNETMEHEQEVLERAWEMLDFFEIEHLANEYAGNLSGGQRKLLEMARALMTDPDMLLLDEPFAGVNPSLEKRLLTHIHELREQGYTFLLVEHDMDLIMENCRRVIVLHQGRVLADGTPEEIRANDEVIDAYLGGDV; encoded by the coding sequence ATGAGTGAATCGGACACGACGACGGAACCGGCGGAGCTGAGCCTCGACAAGGACGTCTCCGACGACTTCGCGGACCTGCCGCTTCGCATCGACAACCTGCAGAAGTCCTTCGGCGGTATCAACGCCGTCAACGGGGCCACCTTCGACGTCGAGAAGGGGACACTGACCGGCCTCATCGGTCCGAACGGGGCCGGGAAGTCGACGACGTTCAACCTCATCACGGGGTTCATCGAGCCCGACGCCGGGACGGTCACGTTCAACGGCGAGGACATCACCGGGATGGCCCCGCACGACCTCGCGGACCGCGGGCTGGTCCGGACGTTCCAGATCGCCCGCGAGCTCTCGGACATGACCGTCCTCGAGAACATGATGCTCGGGCCGAAACACCAGTTCGGCGAGTCGCTGTGGCGCTCGGTCATCCGGCGGAACGAGACCATGGAACACGAGCAGGAGGTCCTCGAACGGGCCTGGGAGATGCTCGACTTCTTCGAGATCGAGCACCTCGCCAACGAGTACGCGGGCAACCTCTCCGGCGGGCAGCGCAAGCTACTGGAGATGGCCCGGGCGCTCATGACGGACCCGGACATGCTCCTGCTCGACGAGCCCTTCGCCGGCGTCAACCCCTCGCTGGAGAAGCGGCTGCTGACCCACATCCACGAACTGCGCGAGCAGGGCTACACGTTCCTGCTCGTCGAACACGACATGGACCTCATCATGGAGAACTGTCGGCGCGTCATCGTGCTCCACCAGGGGCGCGTGCTCGCCGACGGGACGCCCGAGGAGATCCGCGCGAACGACGAGGTCATCGACGCCTACCTCGGAGGTGACGTCTGA
- a CDS encoding ABC transporter ATP-binding protein — MSELLEVGGLDAGYGDLQILTDVDMFVEDGEYVTIVGPNGAGKSTVMKSVFGLTTYMGGQIDFAGEDISGLNPEEIIHHGLGYVPQNDNVFANLTVEENLEMGAYILDEVPQDAMRAVYDRFPILEERREQKAGTMSGGQQQMLAMGRALMLEPDLLMLDEPSAGLAPDLVDDMFDRIDDINDAGTAVLMVEQNAKEALRRCDRGYVLVQGQNRYMDDGDVLLNDDDVRQQFLGG, encoded by the coding sequence ATGTCGGAACTGCTCGAGGTGGGCGGGCTCGACGCCGGCTACGGCGACCTCCAGATCCTCACGGACGTGGACATGTTCGTCGAGGACGGCGAGTACGTCACCATCGTCGGCCCGAACGGGGCCGGCAAGTCGACCGTCATGAAGTCCGTGTTCGGGCTGACCACCTACATGGGTGGCCAGATCGATTTCGCGGGCGAGGACATCTCGGGGCTGAACCCGGAGGAGATCATCCACCACGGACTCGGCTACGTCCCCCAGAACGACAACGTGTTCGCGAACCTCACCGTCGAGGAGAACCTCGAGATGGGTGCGTACATCCTCGACGAGGTGCCACAGGACGCGATGCGGGCGGTGTACGACCGCTTCCCCATCCTCGAGGAGCGCAGGGAACAGAAGGCCGGCACGATGTCCGGCGGCCAGCAGCAGATGCTGGCGATGGGCCGGGCGCTCATGCTCGAACCCGACCTGCTCATGCTCGACGAGCCATCCGCGGGCCTCGCGCCCGACCTCGTCGACGACATGTTCGACCGCATCGACGACATCAACGACGCCGGCACGGCCGTCCTCATGGTCGAGCAGAACGCCAAGGAGGCGCTGCGCCGGTGTGACCGCGGCTACGTCCTCGTCCAGGGCCAGAACCGCTACATGGACGACGGCGACGTGCTGCTGAACGACGACGACGTCCGCCAGCAGTTCCTCGGCGGCTGA
- a CDS encoding ABC transporter substrate-binding protein produces MARNIQRRDVLKGAGLAGMAGLAGCIGGLGGGGGGGREIKYGVLMPVTGDLSSVGKPIRDGATLPGKQLNGNSDFETTIDFQVEDTATSPQTGINAANTLVNAGYPGVCGPASSGVNIQVSNQVFIPNEVVGCSPSSTSPSVTDLDDNGYIFRTAPSDALQGQVMAQVGVESIGASTAATMYVNNDYGQLLSQSFSDSFKNDGGTVQRQVAFEKEQSSYSSKLRQALTDDPDLLVVIGYPASGVQLFKDYYADFGGNGTQILVTDGLQDPSMQQKIGNPMENVTGTAPQPSGPAADAFASLYNEEYGRDPGIFNAHAYDASATLILANAAGGENTGQAVRDNMQAVANPGGMEVTANNLAEGVQAALDGDDVQYAGASSAVDYDDNGDMKAVTYSVWEFAPDSESGIEVTDTINFSA; encoded by the coding sequence ATGGCACGGAATATCCAACGACGGGATGTGCTGAAGGGTGCCGGCCTCGCCGGCATGGCTGGACTCGCTGGCTGTATCGGTGGGCTCGGTGGCGGCGGCGGCGGTGGCCGCGAGATCAAGTACGGTGTGCTGATGCCGGTCACCGGCGACCTCTCCTCGGTCGGGAAGCCAATCCGCGACGGCGCGACCCTGCCGGGCAAGCAGCTGAACGGCAACAGCGACTTCGAGACGACCATCGACTTCCAGGTAGAGGACACCGCGACCTCGCCCCAGACGGGCATCAACGCGGCGAACACACTCGTGAACGCCGGCTACCCCGGCGTCTGTGGGCCGGCCTCGTCCGGTGTGAACATCCAGGTGTCGAACCAGGTGTTCATCCCGAACGAGGTCGTCGGCTGCTCGCCCTCGTCCACGTCACCCAGCGTGACGGACCTCGACGACAACGGCTACATCTTCCGCACCGCGCCGAGTGACGCGCTGCAGGGCCAGGTCATGGCCCAGGTGGGTGTCGAATCCATCGGCGCCTCCACGGCCGCGACGATGTACGTCAACAACGACTACGGCCAGCTGCTCTCGCAGTCCTTCTCGGACTCGTTCAAGAACGACGGCGGGACGGTCCAGCGCCAGGTCGCCTTCGAGAAGGAGCAGTCCTCCTACAGCTCGAAGCTCCGGCAGGCCCTCACCGACGACCCGGACCTCCTGGTCGTCATCGGCTACCCGGCCTCCGGCGTCCAGCTGTTCAAGGACTACTACGCCGACTTCGGCGGAAACGGGACCCAGATCCTCGTGACGGACGGTCTCCAGGACCCCTCGATGCAACAGAAGATCGGGAACCCGATGGAGAACGTCACCGGGACGGCACCGCAGCCGTCCGGCCCGGCCGCCGACGCATTCGCGAGCCTCTACAACGAGGAGTACGGCCGCGACCCCGGCATCTTCAACGCACACGCCTACGACGCGTCCGCGACGCTCATCCTCGCGAACGCTGCAGGCGGCGAGAACACCGGACAGGCCGTCCGCGACAACATGCAGGCAGTCGCCAACCCCGGCGGCATGGAGGTCACCGCGAACAACCTCGCGGAGGGCGTTCAGGCAGCCCTGGACGGCGACGACGTGCAGTACGCCGGCGCATCCAGCGCCGTCGACTACGACGACAACGGCGACATGAAGGCCGTGACCTACTCCGTCTGGGAGTTCGCACCCGACTCGGAGTCGGGCATCGAGGTCACGGACACGATCAACTTCAGCGCCTGA
- a CDS encoding CBS domain-containing protein, with protein MERDVSIRDVTTREFVGVSESDTVLSTVRLMRDEGVGSVLVMRGSDPVGIMTERDVLELVADDLDPEATTVDRLMSQPVVSIDADQSLAAAADRMSREEIRNLLVTDEDEVLGILSERDVIDAAGTLRETRSLEVATEEAAADPTTPETAVAANGGDSDQYGSQGVCELCGSLADTLHDANGQLVCQNCRQV; from the coding sequence ATGGAACGCGACGTGTCGATTCGTGACGTAACGACGCGCGAATTCGTCGGCGTCAGCGAGTCCGACACCGTCCTCAGTACGGTTCGGCTGATGCGCGACGAAGGCGTCGGGAGTGTACTGGTGATGCGGGGGAGCGACCCCGTCGGCATCATGACAGAGCGGGACGTCCTCGAACTGGTCGCGGACGACCTCGACCCCGAGGCGACCACGGTCGACCGCCTCATGTCCCAGCCGGTGGTCTCCATCGACGCCGACCAGTCGCTGGCGGCGGCGGCCGACCGGATGTCCCGCGAGGAGATACGGAACCTGCTCGTCACCGACGAGGACGAGGTCCTCGGCATCCTCAGCGAGCGCGACGTCATCGACGCCGCCGGGACACTGCGCGAGACGCGCAGCCTGGAGGTGGCGACCGAGGAGGCCGCAGCCGACCCGACCACGCCCGAGACGGCCGTCGCCGCGAACGGCGGCGATTCGGACCAGTACGGTTCGCAGGGCGTCTGTGAACTGTGTGGCTCGCTCGCCGACACGCTCCACGACGCGAACGGTCAGCTCGTCTGCCAGAACTGTCGACAGGTGTAG
- a CDS encoding GTP cyclohydrolase III, with amino-acid sequence MTNTQVSLIQIDNYGPWTVTPEPRREVDLQTLQSRLYADLSQLVGNRDGYVFFTRFDNMVAVTNGLDMDDHALIQESVRNRYPVTISFAVATGTNPAQALADATDLLQDAGSAQDKGRREILRGRVIEEEFRTPDDVQIAHFDVIDATGKFTDEHHAFDSFIHIEQAYASLMRYMREAHDSLSFFVGGDNIIATCPDLGEAEYRDAIDHVVEETGIDLQVGIGTGRNAHDAGFAAKHALEECRANSTSVEFD; translated from the coding sequence GTGACGAACACGCAGGTCAGTCTCATCCAGATCGACAACTACGGGCCGTGGACCGTGACGCCGGAGCCCCGGCGCGAGGTCGACCTCCAGACGCTGCAGTCGCGGCTGTACGCCGACCTCTCCCAGCTCGTCGGGAACCGCGACGGGTACGTCTTCTTCACCCGCTTCGACAACATGGTCGCGGTCACGAACGGCCTCGACATGGACGACCACGCGCTCATCCAGGAGTCGGTGCGCAACCGCTACCCCGTCACCATCAGTTTCGCGGTGGCGACCGGGACCAACCCCGCACAGGCCCTCGCGGACGCGACCGACCTCCTGCAGGACGCCGGCAGCGCCCAGGACAAGGGCCGCCGCGAGATACTCCGCGGGCGCGTCATCGAGGAGGAGTTCCGCACGCCCGACGACGTCCAGATCGCCCACTTCGACGTCATCGACGCGACCGGGAAGTTCACCGACGAGCACCACGCGTTCGACTCGTTCATCCACATCGAGCAGGCCTACGCCTCTCTGATGCGCTACATGCGCGAGGCCCACGACTCGCTCTCGTTCTTCGTCGGCGGGGACAACATCATCGCGACCTGTCCCGACCTCGGCGAGGCCGAGTACCGCGACGCCATCGACCACGTGGTCGAGGAGACGGGCATCGACCTCCAGGTCGGCATCGGCACCGGTCGGAACGCCCACGACGCCGGCTTCGCCGCCAAGCACGCCCTCGAAGAGTGTCGCGCGAACAGTACCAGCGTCGAGTTCGACTGA
- a CDS encoding DUF5785 family protein, which yields MSNQWPHDPDGEEGSEGMRKYGMAVLAKKLDEDEDFPLQAADFVEEHGDEPIRLNSERVVSVADIFEHVTEDEFEDILAFHKSVGKAMRSGGFWEFHPKAGESNVKHA from the coding sequence ATGAGCAACCAGTGGCCCCACGACCCCGACGGCGAAGAGGGGAGCGAGGGGATGCGCAAGTACGGCATGGCTGTCCTCGCGAAGAAGCTCGACGAGGACGAGGACTTCCCCCTGCAGGCGGCCGACTTCGTCGAGGAGCACGGCGACGAACCCATCCGCCTGAACTCCGAGCGCGTCGTCAGCGTCGCCGACATCTTCGAGCACGTCACCGAGGACGAGTTCGAGGACATCCTCGCGTTCCACAAGTCCGTCGGCAAGGCCATGCGCTCCGGTGGCTTCTGGGAGTTCCACCCCAAGGCCGGCGAGTCCAACGTCAAGCACGCCTGA
- the mct gene encoding succinyl-CoA:mesaconate CoA-transferase — protein MGALSDLRIIDCTQVLAGPYCTMLLADMGADVVKIERPGGDLIRSNPPFCEGPDEEAYGGYFQSVNRGKRSLELDFGDERDRKDFLRLVEEADVVVENYRAGTMEKYDLGYETLTEHNPELVYSSIRGFGDPRTGETERQGQPSFDLIAQALGGVMEITGQEDGPPTKVGPGIGDLFTAVLNAVGILGAIHHRERTGEGQYVDTAMYDAMVSMCERTVYYYSYTDEVLTRQGNSHPTLFPYNSFEAADGHVVIAAFSDGHWRALCDAMDRPDLVADYPDAASRLRNRDDLRAEIADWTRQHPEADIVDALEGRVPAAPVQDTADIFDDPHVHAREMLADVEQPGADRDVTVAGCPIKFSETPTGPQGRAPLLDEHRDELLGTGGDNGDGAATARGDD, from the coding sequence ATGGGTGCGCTCTCGGACCTACGGATAATCGATTGCACACAGGTCCTCGCCGGGCCGTACTGTACCATGCTCCTCGCCGATATGGGCGCGGACGTGGTGAAGATCGAACGCCCCGGTGGCGACCTCATCCGGTCGAACCCGCCGTTCTGCGAGGGGCCGGACGAGGAGGCCTACGGTGGCTACTTCCAGTCCGTCAACCGCGGCAAGCGCTCGCTCGAACTCGACTTCGGCGACGAACGCGACCGCAAGGACTTCCTCCGCCTCGTCGAGGAGGCCGACGTGGTCGTCGAGAACTACCGCGCGGGCACGATGGAGAAGTACGACCTCGGGTACGAGACGCTGACGGAACACAACCCCGAACTCGTCTACTCCTCCATCCGCGGCTTCGGCGACCCACGCACGGGCGAGACCGAGCGTCAGGGCCAGCCGAGCTTCGACCTCATCGCGCAGGCGCTCGGCGGCGTCATGGAGATAACCGGGCAGGAGGACGGCCCGCCGACGAAGGTCGGCCCCGGCATCGGCGACCTGTTCACCGCCGTCCTGAACGCGGTCGGCATCCTCGGTGCGATCCACCACCGCGAACGCACGGGCGAGGGCCAGTACGTCGACACCGCCATGTACGACGCGATGGTGTCGATGTGCGAACGCACCGTCTACTACTACTCCTACACCGACGAGGTGCTGACCCGACAGGGGAACTCCCACCCGACGCTGTTCCCCTACAACTCGTTCGAGGCCGCCGACGGCCACGTCGTGATTGCGGCGTTCTCGGACGGCCACTGGCGCGCATTGTGTGACGCCATGGACCGGCCGGACCTCGTGGCGGACTACCCGGACGCGGCCTCGCGCCTGCGCAACCGCGACGACCTGCGCGCGGAGATCGCCGACTGGACCCGCCAGCACCCCGAGGCCGACATCGTCGACGCTCTCGAGGGCCGGGTCCCGGCCGCCCCCGTGCAGGACACCGCCGACATCTTCGACGACCCGCACGTCCACGCCCGGGAGATGCTCGCCGACGTGGAACAGCCCGGCGCCGACCGCGACGTGACGGTCGCCGGCTGCCCCATCAAGTTCTCGGAGACGCCGACCGGCCCGCAGGGTCGCGCACCCCTGCTCGACGAGCACCGCGACGAACTGCTCGGGACCGGCGGCGACAACGGGGACGGCGCCGCGACGGCCCGCGGCGACGACTGA
- the glmS gene encoding methylaspartate mutase subunit S, whose amino-acid sequence MPPTVILGVIGSDAHVVGITILDQALSAAGFEVENLGVQTSQEDFAAAAKDNDADAVLVSSLYGHAEQDCQGFHELLAREGIEATTYIGGNLAVGQDDFEQTRQTFRALGFDRVFDSETTPEEAIRALERDLTFSTRDREVDTVQA is encoded by the coding sequence ATGCCCCCGACAGTCATACTCGGTGTCATCGGCTCCGACGCACACGTCGTCGGTATCACCATCCTCGACCAGGCCCTCTCGGCAGCAGGGTTCGAGGTCGAGAACCTCGGCGTCCAGACCTCCCAGGAGGACTTCGCCGCAGCCGCGAAAGACAACGACGCCGACGCTGTACTCGTCTCTTCCCTCTACGGGCACGCCGAGCAGGACTGCCAGGGCTTCCACGAGCTGCTCGCCCGCGAAGGGATCGAGGCCACCACCTACATCGGTGGGAACCTCGCCGTCGGGCAGGACGACTTCGAGCAGACACGCCAGACCTTCCGCGCGCTCGGTTTCGACCGCGTCTTCGACTCGGAGACGACGCCGGAGGAGGCGATCCGCGCCCTCGAACGAGACCTCACATTCAGCACGCGCGACCGGGAGGTCGACACGGTTCAGGCCTGA
- a CDS encoding methylaspartate mutase subunit E, with protein MLRDERIPAEQLQRIDERIRDNWPTGQDVDFEEAIAYHESLPEHKRFADVLESADRPLLQPRAGVPRIDDQVNLLCHLHEDGAADLLPTTIDSYTRDNEYGKAEEGLEKARETDEDTLNGFPAVNHGVEGCRELIERVDAPIEVRHGTPDARLLAAVTFAGGFQSFEGGPISYNIPYTKERDLAETIEHWQYVDRLAGAYTERGVTINREPFGPLTGTLVPPSIAIAIGLVEGKLAATQGVKSVTLGYGQVGNVVQDVAALRALRKLGNEYLPDDVTVTTVFHEWMGGFPPDEARANGVIGLGGTTAAIAQPDKVITKSPQEFQGVPTKEANAAGLRTTRQLIDMVVEQAISLDGVDEEQDLIERETRQLLTAIEAHGDGDVAQGTVEAFSTGALDVPFAPSDAAQSAVLPARDDDGRVRIFEWGNLAIEDDVKEIHAARLDTRAETEGRKQSFRMVADDVDAISDGKLIGRPGTGKGRRDGGGQNGGETRAD; from the coding sequence ATGTTACGCGACGAACGCATTCCGGCCGAGCAGTTGCAACGCATCGACGAACGCATCCGGGACAACTGGCCCACCGGGCAGGACGTGGACTTCGAGGAGGCCATCGCCTACCACGAGTCCCTCCCCGAGCACAAGCGCTTCGCGGACGTGCTGGAGTCGGCCGACCGGCCACTGTTACAGCCACGCGCCGGCGTCCCCCGCATCGACGACCAGGTCAACCTGCTGTGCCACCTCCACGAGGACGGCGCGGCCGACCTGCTCCCGACGACCATCGACTCCTACACCCGCGACAACGAGTACGGGAAGGCCGAGGAGGGCCTCGAGAAGGCCCGCGAAACCGACGAGGACACCCTGAACGGGTTCCCGGCGGTCAACCACGGGGTCGAAGGCTGTCGCGAGCTCATCGAGCGCGTCGACGCACCCATCGAGGTCCGTCACGGGACGCCCGACGCCCGGCTCCTGGCCGCGGTCACCTTCGCGGGCGGCTTCCAGAGCTTCGAGGGCGGTCCCATCTCGTACAACATCCCCTACACCAAGGAGCGCGACCTCGCGGAGACCATCGAGCACTGGCAGTACGTCGACCGACTGGCGGGCGCGTACACCGAGCGCGGTGTCACCATCAACCGCGAACCCTTCGGCCCCCTGACGGGGACGCTCGTCCCGCCGAGCATCGCCATCGCCATCGGGCTGGTCGAGGGGAAGCTCGCGGCGACCCAGGGCGTCAAGAGCGTCACGCTCGGGTACGGGCAGGTCGGCAACGTCGTCCAGGACGTGGCCGCCCTGCGCGCCCTGCGCAAGCTCGGCAACGAGTACCTGCCCGACGACGTGACGGTCACGACCGTCTTCCACGAGTGGATGGGCGGCTTCCCGCCGGACGAGGCCCGGGCGAACGGCGTCATCGGCCTCGGTGGCACCACGGCCGCCATCGCGCAGCCGGACAAGGTCATCACGAAGTCGCCACAGGAGTTCCAGGGCGTCCCGACCAAGGAGGCCAACGCGGCCGGCCTCCGGACGACCCGCCAGCTCATCGACATGGTCGTCGAGCAGGCCATCTCGCTCGACGGGGTCGACGAGGAACAGGACCTCATCGAGCGCGAGACGCGCCAGCTCCTCACCGCCATCGAGGCCCACGGCGACGGCGACGTCGCCCAGGGCACCGTCGAGGCGTTCTCGACCGGCGCGCTGGACGTCCCCTTCGCCCCGAGCGACGCGGCCCAGAGCGCGGTCCTCCCGGCCCGCGACGACGACGGCCGGGTCCGCATCTTCGAGTGGGGCAACCTCGCCATCGAGGACGACGTCAAGGAGATCCACGCGGCCCGACTCGACACGCGCGCCGAGACCGAAGGGCGCAAGCAGTCGTTCCGGATGGTCGCCGACGACGTCGACGCCATCAGCGACGGGAAGCTCATCGGCCGTCCGGGGACCGGGAAGGGTCGTCGTGACGGTGGCGGCCAGAACGGGGGTGAGACCCGTGCGGATTGA
- a CDS encoding methylaspartate ammonia-lyase — translation MRIERVRAIPAVSGFFFDDQRAIKQGAEHDGFAYTGDPVTPGFDEVREAGEALVVELELSDGTVASGDCCAVQYSGAGGRDPLFRAETYREVVEGAVARELRGRDPDAFDDNAAAIEELPSAESDGDQLHTAVRYGVSQALLDAAASARGETMTEVLADSLGTTPATEPIPVFGQSGDDRRVNAEKMMIKGVPVLPHGLFNSVEKVGESGERLREYIAWLATRAPELGPEGYDPTIHIDVYGILGEVFGAPYDRAEVTDYFTTLADAAGPFELQIEGPMDEGSREAQIDAMAELREGLRDDGVGVDIVADEWCNTFEDVRAFVDAGAADLVQVKTPDLGGVQRSGQAVRYCEGTDTRAYLGGTCNETVTSARACAHVALATDAAQTLAKPGMGFDEGFMVVTNEMHRALARMQTAPEAPADD, via the coding sequence GTGCGGATTGAACGGGTCCGCGCCATCCCGGCGGTCTCGGGGTTCTTCTTCGACGACCAGCGCGCCATCAAGCAGGGCGCCGAACACGACGGCTTCGCCTACACCGGCGACCCCGTCACGCCCGGCTTCGACGAGGTGCGAGAGGCAGGCGAGGCCCTCGTGGTCGAACTCGAACTCTCGGACGGCACCGTCGCCTCCGGCGACTGCTGTGCGGTCCAGTACTCCGGCGCCGGCGGGCGCGACCCGCTGTTCCGCGCCGAGACCTACCGCGAGGTCGTCGAGGGCGCGGTCGCCCGCGAGCTGCGGGGCCGGGACCCAGACGCGTTCGACGACAACGCGGCGGCCATCGAGGAACTGCCCTCTGCAGAGTCCGACGGCGACCAGCTCCACACCGCGGTCAGATACGGCGTCTCGCAGGCACTGCTGGACGCGGCGGCCAGCGCTCGCGGTGAGACCATGACGGAGGTGCTGGCCGACTCCCTCGGGACCACCCCGGCGACCGAGCCGATTCCGGTCTTCGGGCAGTCCGGCGACGACCGCCGGGTGAACGCCGAGAAGATGATGATAAAGGGCGTCCCGGTCCTGCCGCACGGCCTGTTCAACTCGGTCGAGAAGGTCGGCGAATCTGGCGAGCGCCTCCGCGAGTACATCGCGTGGCTCGCCACCCGGGCACCGGAACTCGGGCCCGAGGGCTACGACCCGACCATCCACATCGACGTGTACGGTATCCTCGGCGAGGTGTTCGGGGCACCCTACGACCGCGCCGAGGTGACCGACTACTTCACCACCCTCGCGGACGCCGCCGGCCCCTTCGAGCTACAGATAGAGGGGCCGATGGACGAGGGCAGCCGCGAGGCCCAGATCGACGCGATGGCCGAACTCCGGGAGGGCCTCCGCGACGACGGCGTCGGCGTCGACATCGTCGCCGACGAGTGGTGCAACACCTTCGAGGACGTTCGCGCGTTCGTCGACGCGGGTGCGGCCGACCTCGTGCAGGTGAAGACGCCCGACCTCGGCGGGGTCCAGCGCTCCGGACAGGCGGTCCGGTACTGCGAAGGTACCGACACCCGGGCGTACCTGGGTGGTACCTGCAACGAGACGGTGACCTCGGCGCGGGCCTGCGCCCACGTGGCGCTGGCGACCGACGCGGCCCAGACCCTCGCCAAGCCCGGCATGGGCTTCGACGAGGGCTTCATGGTCGTGACCAACGAGATGCACCGGGCCCTCGCCCGGATGCAGACCGCACCCGAGGCACCGGCGGACGATTGA
- the mch gene encoding 2-methylfumaryl-CoA hydratase, which yields MDYTDTETFQTILEQTETREKGNCFEDFTEGQTIDHAPGLTLSNYANELWASQTLNHDPIYWRTDAAREVGFEEPPVHPDYLVAAVMGPTVEDLSEKGGYFLGRTNLRYHQQDVAPGTELRVSSTVQGKKASSSRPEYGIVTWETEGIDAETGEALLSYERTNMIPRREPVATDGGQATDGETMEDPEDDAGDDTPAEFVTPDGPYFEDLQAALDEAADRDAAVAYRHERGRTMDDVLVATLPLMTLNTAKQHHNVDVMGDSPSGDIVAYGDVTRSVALGHARSDEATYREIGCDDERFHTFVTPGDTVYGFTRVLDAGDADETAGTVTFEHIAFNQRDEPVYSGTRRARIQTRN from the coding sequence ATGGATTACACGGACACAGAGACGTTCCAGACGATACTCGAACAGACGGAGACACGCGAGAAGGGCAACTGCTTCGAGGACTTCACCGAGGGCCAGACCATCGACCACGCCCCCGGCCTCACCCTCTCGAACTACGCGAACGAACTGTGGGCGAGCCAGACGCTCAACCACGACCCCATCTACTGGCGGACCGACGCCGCCCGCGAGGTGGGCTTCGAGGAACCGCCGGTCCACCCGGACTACCTCGTGGCGGCCGTGATGGGGCCGACGGTCGAGGACCTCTCGGAGAAGGGCGGCTACTTCCTCGGGCGGACGAACCTGCGGTACCACCAGCAGGACGTGGCGCCCGGGACCGAACTCCGGGTGTCCTCGACGGTCCAGGGCAAGAAGGCCTCCTCGTCGCGGCCCGAGTACGGCATCGTGACGTGGGAGACCGAGGGCATCGACGCCGAGACCGGCGAGGCCCTGCTCAGCTACGAGCGCACGAACATGATTCCGCGACGGGAGCCGGTGGCGACCGACGGTGGGCAGGCGACCGACGGCGAGACCATGGAGGACCCCGAAGACGACGCGGGCGACGACACGCCCGCAGAGTTCGTCACCCCAGACGGCCCCTACTTCGAGGACCTACAGGCCGCCCTCGACGAGGCGGCGGACCGCGACGCCGCGGTCGCCTATCGCCACGAGCGCGGCCGGACCATGGACGACGTGCTGGTCGCCACGCTCCCCCTGATGACGCTCAACACGGCGAAGCAGCACCACAACGTCGACGTGATGGGTGACTCGCCCTCGGGCGACATCGTCGCCTACGGGGACGTGACGCGGTCGGTCGCACTCGGCCACGCACGCTCCGACGAGGCCACGTATCGAGAGATCGGCTGCGACGACGAGCGCTTCCACACGTTCGTCACGCCGGGCGACACCGTCTACGGGTTCACCCGCGTCCTCGATGCGGGCGACGCCGACGAGACTGCCGGCACCGTGACGTTCGAGCACATCGCTTTCAACCAGCGCGACGAGCCCGTCTACTCGGGCACCCGTCGCGCCCGAATCCAGACGAGGAACTAA